In the genome of Planococcus donghaensis, the window TGCTCAATCAGTTCCGGAGCATTGGACAAACGATCAAAACATGAAAAGCGATGTATTGTTTTTATGGCAAGATGTTGACGATGCATCGGTAGTAAATCAACTATCCATTAAACCTGACATTGACGGTGTCCTATACGTAGCTGGCGCAATTCTTTGGTCAGTTGATAAAGACCTGGTGACAAAGAGTGGGTTAAGCAAAATCGTAGGAACGGCTCTTTACCGGCGCATAACGGTCCGTAATGTAAATACGGTGAGAAAACTTGCGGCGTTATTAGAACATATATAAAAATCCCGAACTCTTTTTAAATAGAGGTCGGGATTTTTTAACGATAGTTATTCAAGCCGCTGTAAATTTCAACAATGTCATAAAATTTCATACGTACTAAACCGCTCGAGGAAGGGGCGACGTATTCGATAACACCTGGAATAACGGGTTCTTGTTGGATGCCCCATGATACGGATTTTCTTTTACTAAATTGCTGATACACACCTTTGCCCACAAAACAAACAGTTTTTGGACGATACTGCCTGATTTTTTCTTTCAACATCTCAGCACCTTTTACGTATTCGTCTTTGGAAATTTCCGCTGCTTCTTTAGTTGGGCGTGCCACGATATTTGTTAAACCAAACCCCAGCTTTAGCAGTTCACGATTTTCTTCAGGTCGGTATTTTCGTGGAGTTAATCCAGCTTCATAGAGAATTTTCCAAAACCGGTTGTTTGGATTAGCGTAATGAAAACCGGTTTCAGAAGAACGGATGCTCGGATTAAATCCAACAAACAAGATGTTCAAGTCTTTTTGCAAATGATCAGGAATCGGCTCTAGTTGCAAAGTAAAAAGCCTCCTTTAGCGTCTGCCGTGTTTTTCTTGAAAGCTTTCTTCAGATTGCAGAAGATATAAAATTCCTTCTATCAATCCGATAACTGCAGGGATCCCTGTCCAAAAGAATAGTAAGTAGAGAATACCCATCCCCGGTTTACCTAAATAAAATTTATGTGCCCCAAAGTCACCAAGGAAAATACCCAATAGCCCAGCTGCTAATTTGCTTTTCATTCTTCATCATCCTTTCGCTTCTATTCTAGTCTATTCCCTCTTTTGCAAAATTTAATGTTAAAAATCGATAATGTTTCACCGCTTCCAAAACACCCATTATTATTTAAGTATCACTAATAATTAACAATGGGAATTATTAGGGAGGGTAATTAGTCATAATTCATGCTTTTAAAAAATGAAACCGTTATCATTTATAAAACTTTAAAATATTAAGAGAATTTAGGTTTTATTGTTGTTATAGCGGTTATACTGGAAGATATTCAAACGGAAGAAGGTGGTCACATCATCTAAAGTCCATAAAATTTTCGGTTTATTGTCTTGGTAATTTTTTGCGATTTCTGCTACACTATCAACTTGAAATTAATTTTCTAAAAAAATGTTGCTGGATGTTGGAATAGATAAAAGTTGAAATAGACACTCGAAGGTTTTCGGATTTAATTTGCTGGTAAGGCGGTTTAATCGGAAGGGTGCCTGGGGTCTTTGTGAGGGATGAGTTATGAGTAGAAAATGGTGGAAAGAAGCAGTTGCCTACCAAGTGTATCCAAGAAGTTTTAAGGATTCGAATAATGATGGTGTGGGCGATATAAATGGTGTGACGAGTAAGTTGGATTATTTGAAAGATCTCGGGATTGACGTAATTTGGATTTGCCCAATGTACAAATCGCCGAATGACGATAATGGTTACGACATCAGTGATTATCAAGATATTATGAATGAGTTTGGAACAATGGAAGATTTTGATCGTTTGCTTGAAGAAGTTCATGCCCGTGGGATGAAGTTGATCATCGACTTGGTAATCAATCATACAAGTGATGAACACCCGTGGTTTATGGAGTCACGCGCTTCAAAAGACAACGACAAACGCGATTGGTATATTTGGAGCGATGAGCCAACCAATTGGGAAAGTATTTTTGGTGGTTCAGCATGGGAGTACGATCAAGAAACCAAACAATATTATTTGCATTTATTTTCTAAAAAGCAACCAGACTTAAATTGGGAAAATCCAGAAGTGCGAAAAGCGTTATACGATATGGTCAATTGGTGGCTCGATAAAGGCATCGATGGATTCCGTGTTGATGCCATTAGCCACATTAAAAAAGAGTTGAGCGATGTGGTGGACCCTGAACAAAACCTATATGTTCCCGCTTGGGAAAAAATGATGAATGTTAAAGGCATTCAGCCATTGCTTGCGGAACTACGCGACGAGACGTTTGCGAAACATGACATCATGACAGTTGGCGAAGCAAATGGCGTTCAAGCAACTGACATTGACGAGTGGATTTCAGAGGACAATGGGAAATTCAATATGGTGTTTCAGTTTGAAAGTATGAGCTTATGGGATACAGATTCGACAACTGGGATCGATGTTCCGAAGTTAAAAGAAGTATTGACCAAATGGCAAAAAGCTGTCGAAGGTCACGGCTGGAACGCGTTATTTGTTGAAAATCATGACAAACCACGTATTGTTTCTTC includes:
- a CDS encoding DUF1697 domain-containing protein — translated: MKYVALLRGINVGGKNKVEMKKLKQVFEEAGMTQVTTYINSGNVVFVSTIDSKEAVASIVEKAILSYFDLQIHVLIYSSAEFLEIAQSVPEHWTNDQNMKSDVLFLWQDVDDASVVNQLSIKPDIDGVLYVAGAILWSVDKDLVTKSGLSKIVGTALYRRITVRNVNTVRKLAALLEHI
- the mug gene encoding G/U mismatch-specific DNA glycosylase, which translates into the protein MQLEPIPDHLQKDLNILFVGFNPSIRSSETGFHYANPNNRFWKILYEAGLTPRKYRPEENRELLKLGFGLTNIVARPTKEAAEISKDEYVKGAEMLKEKIRQYRPKTVCFVGKGVYQQFSKRKSVSWGIQQEPVIPGVIEYVAPSSSGLVRMKFYDIVEIYSGLNNYR
- a CDS encoding TM2 domain-containing protein — protein: MKSKLAAGLLGIFLGDFGAHKFYLGKPGMGILYLLFFWTGIPAVIGLIEGILYLLQSEESFQEKHGRR
- a CDS encoding glycoside hydrolase family 13 protein, producing the protein MSRKWWKEAVAYQVYPRSFKDSNNDGVGDINGVTSKLDYLKDLGIDVIWICPMYKSPNDDNGYDISDYQDIMNEFGTMEDFDRLLEEVHARGMKLIIDLVINHTSDEHPWFMESRASKDNDKRDWYIWSDEPTNWESIFGGSAWEYDQETKQYYLHLFSKKQPDLNWENPEVRKALYDMVNWWLDKGIDGFRVDAISHIKKELSDVVDPEQNLYVPAWEKMMNVKGIQPLLAELRDETFAKHDIMTVGEANGVQATDIDEWISEDNGKFNMVFQFESMSLWDTDSTTGIDVPKLKEVLTKWQKAVEGHGWNALFVENHDKPRIVSSWGNDQQYWRESATAIACMYFFMQGTPFIYQGQEIGMTNAPFDELEHYNDIQTHSLYHFNRSEGMEHDDVMTIIKAQSRDHSRTPMQWDASPNAGFSDAEPWIRTNPNYEEINVAAQLRDPHSILWFYRKMIWLRKQHDVLIYGNYELQDVGHESIYAYTRTNEEKTVLVITNLTEYPCYWDEPESANCILQNYQQLDPKQLLPFEARVYEL